The following proteins come from a genomic window of Triticum aestivum cultivar Chinese Spring chromosome 6A, IWGSC CS RefSeq v2.1, whole genome shotgun sequence:
- the LOC123130055 gene encoding ervatamin-C-like produces the protein MARAIVMILLMAIVLVTTTPTTHAMDIKDMDLVSEESLWALYERWCKHHNVGDNLSDKARRFKVFKKNARMIHEFNQGDAPYKLSLNLFGDMTDEEVDHMYGRCSNIRPDGGKRSQDQFTHGVVVARDNLPMYVEWRMTGYDQRPSAVTSVKRQGGCGSCWAFAAAAAVEGINSIRTRNLVSLSAQQLVDCDKGSTGCVGGGALVALKYIYNHGGITTEASYPYVAYKHSYCLVSKHNPVVTIDGIKEVLQKDEVALMQAVAAQPVVVVVDPNAFRRYGGGVFMGPCGTDRTHSMLVVGYGTTDDLDPKRRIDYWIIKNSWGSKWGENGYIRMARGAGPTKEGLCGILMEAFYPVKK, from the coding sequence ATGGCAAGAGCAATTGTAATGATATTACTCATGGCCATCGTGCTTGTTACCACTACGCCGACGACACACGCCATGGACATCAAAGATATGGACTTGGTGTCTGAGGAGTCCCTATGGGCACTATATGAGCGCTGGTGCAAGCATCACAATGTGGGAGACAACCTCAGTGACAAAGCCCGGCGCTTCAAAGTGTTCAAGAAGAACGCTCGCATGATCCATGAATTCAACCAAGGTGACGCACCCTACAAGCTGAGCCTCAACCTCTTCGGCGACATGACTGATGAAGAGGTCGACCACATGTATGGTCGCTGCTCCAACATTAGGCCGGACGGCGGGAAGCGGAGCCAAGACCAGTTCACACATGGAGTTGTAGTCGCGCGTGACAACTTACCAATGTATGTGGAATGGCGCATGACAGGCTACGACCAACGTCCGTCAGCTGTGACAAGTGTGAAGAGACAAGGAGGGTGCGGGTCTTGTTGGGCTTTTGCGGCGGCAGCAGCAGTGGAGGGCATCAACTCCATCAGGACGAGGAACCTTGTGTCATTGTCTGCGCAACAACTCGTAGACTGCGACAAGGGAAGTACTGGTTGTGTTGGCGGCGGCGCACTAGTGGCCTTAAAATACATTTATAATCACGGCGGCATCACCACAGAGGCTAGCTACCCGTACGTTGCCTATAAGCATAGCTACTGCTTGGTGTCGAAACATAACCCTGTCGTCACCATTGATGGCATCAAAGAGGTGCTGCAAAAGGATGAGGTGGCATTGATGCAGGCGGTGGCAGCCCAACCCGTTGTTGTGGTGGTTGACCCGAACGCCTTCAGGCGCTATGGAGGAGGCGTCTTTATGGGTCCATGTGGTACGGATCGGACCCACTCAATGTTGGTGGTGGGCTACGGCACCACCGATGACCTTGACCCCAAGAGACGCATAGATTACTGGATCATAAAGAACTCATGGGGGTCAAAATGGGGTGAAAATGGCTACATCCGTATGGCACGTGGAGCTGGTCCTACCAAGGAGGGCTTATGTGGCATACTGATGGAAGCGTTTTACCCAGTGAAAAAATAG